The proteins below come from a single Felis catus isolate Fca126 chromosome A1, F.catus_Fca126_mat1.0, whole genome shotgun sequence genomic window:
- the LOC101100780 gene encoding olfactory receptor 2T1 isoform X2, whose product MGSMEVYNTSSTDFTLMGLFNKKDISGLLFAIVSIIFFTALMANGIMIFLIHTDSRLHTPMYFLLSHLSFIDMMYISTIVPKMLVDYLLGQRTISFMGCTAQHFLYLTLVGAEFFLLGLMAYDRYVAICSPLRYPVLMSRQVCWMIIAGSWFGGFLDGFLLTPITMTFPFCNSREINHFFCEAPAVLSLACADTALYETVMYVCCVLMLLIPFSVVLASYAQILTTVHHMSSVEGRKKAFATCSSHMTVVTLFYGAAMYTYMLPHSYHNPAQDTVFSVFYTILTPMLNPLIYSLRNKDVTGALKRAMGRFKCTQKVSGDVF is encoded by the coding sequence ATGGGATCCATGGAAGTGTACAACACATCCTCTACAGACTTCACCTTGATGGGACTGTTCAACAAGAAGGACATCTCAGGCCTTCTATTTGCCATTGTCTCTATCATCTTTTTCACTGCATTGATGGCCAATGGGATTATGATCTTCCTGATCCACACTGATTCACGACTGCACACTCCTATGTACTTCCTTCTCAGCCATCTCTCCTTCATTGACATGATGTATATCTCCACCATTGTGCCCAAGATGCTGGTTGATTATCTGCTGGGTCAAAGAACCATATCCTTTATGGGGTGCACAGCTCAGCACTTCCTCTACCTCACCCTTGTGGGAGCTGAGTTCTTCCTACTGGGCctcatggcctatgaccgctatgtggccatctgtagCCCCCTTCGCTACCCTGTCCTTATGAGTCGCCAGGTCTGTTGGATGATCATAGCAGGTTCCTGGTTTGGAGGCTTTTTGGATGGCTTCCTTCTAACTCCCATAACCATGACCTTTCCTTTCTGCAACTCCCGGGAAATTAACCATTTCTTTTGTGAGGCACCTGCAGTCTTGAGTTTGGCATGTGCAGACACAGCCCTCTATGAAACAGTAATGTATGTGTGCTGTGTCCTGATGTTGCTGATTCCTTTCTCTGTGGTGCTGGCTTCTTATGCCCAAATCCTGACCACAGTCCACCACATGAGTTCAgttgagggaagaaagaaggcatTTGCCACCTGTTCATCTCACATGACAGTAGTGACCTTGTTCTATGGGGCTGCCATGTACACCTACATGCTGCCACACTCTTACCATAACCCAGCGCAGGATACAGTCTTCTCTGTGTTCTACACAATCCTTACACCAATGCTGAATCCACTCATCTACAGTCTGAGGAACAAGGATGTGACTGGAGCTCTGAAGAGGGCAATGGGCAGGTTCAAATGTACACAAAAAGTGTCAGGAGATGTGTTTTGA
- the LOC101100780 gene encoding olfactory receptor 2T1 isoform X1, with protein MEVYNTSSTDFTLMGLFNKKDISGLLFAIVSIIFFTALMANGIMIFLIHTDSRLHTPMYFLLSHLSFIDMMYISTIVPKMLVDYLLGQRTISFMGCTAQHFLYLTLVGAEFFLLGLMAYDRYVAICSPLRYPVLMSRQVCWMIIAGSWFGGFLDGFLLTPITMTFPFCNSREINHFFCEAPAVLSLACADTALYETVMYVCCVLMLLIPFSVVLASYAQILTTVHHMSSVEGRKKAFATCSSHMTVVTLFYGAAMYTYMLPHSYHNPAQDTVFSVFYTILTPMLNPLIYSLRNKDVTGALKRAMDLSP; from the coding sequence ATGGAAGTGTACAACACATCCTCTACAGACTTCACCTTGATGGGACTGTTCAACAAGAAGGACATCTCAGGCCTTCTATTTGCCATTGTCTCTATCATCTTTTTCACTGCATTGATGGCCAATGGGATTATGATCTTCCTGATCCACACTGATTCACGACTGCACACTCCTATGTACTTCCTTCTCAGCCATCTCTCCTTCATTGACATGATGTATATCTCCACCATTGTGCCCAAGATGCTGGTTGATTATCTGCTGGGTCAAAGAACCATATCCTTTATGGGGTGCACAGCTCAGCACTTCCTCTACCTCACCCTTGTGGGAGCTGAGTTCTTCCTACTGGGCctcatggcctatgaccgctatgtggccatctgtagCCCCCTTCGCTACCCTGTCCTTATGAGTCGCCAGGTCTGTTGGATGATCATAGCAGGTTCCTGGTTTGGAGGCTTTTTGGATGGCTTCCTTCTAACTCCCATAACCATGACCTTTCCTTTCTGCAACTCCCGGGAAATTAACCATTTCTTTTGTGAGGCACCTGCAGTCTTGAGTTTGGCATGTGCAGACACAGCCCTCTATGAAACAGTAATGTATGTGTGCTGTGTCCTGATGTTGCTGATTCCTTTCTCTGTGGTGCTGGCTTCTTATGCCCAAATCCTGACCACAGTCCACCACATGAGTTCAgttgagggaagaaagaaggcatTTGCCACCTGTTCATCTCACATGACAGTAGTGACCTTGTTCTATGGGGCTGCCATGTACACCTACATGCTGCCACACTCTTACCATAACCCAGCGCAGGATACAGTCTTCTCTGTGTTCTACACAATCCTTACACCAATGCTGAATCCACTCATCTACAGTCTGAGGAACAAGGATGTGACTGGAGCTCTGAAGAGGGCAATGG